In Leucoraja erinacea ecotype New England chromosome 11, Leri_hhj_1, whole genome shotgun sequence, the following are encoded in one genomic region:
- the zgc:123181 gene encoding protocadherin-10 gives MRFHIYWLQKCQLFCCLFSHWNLVSGQIRYSVPEELQLGAFVGNISIDLGLDLKQLSTRRTRMAPSPRKQFVDVNLQNGILFVNERIDREQLCGSNTECILPLNVVLENPLSLHQMEVEILDVNDNAPSFPKSQIRLEISENMAPGARFPLDSAYDPDIGTNSLQAYQILPSEYFILDVQTRSRKGKNTSVSAAEGLG, from the coding sequence ATGAGATTTCACATATATTGGCTGCAGAAATGCCAATTGTTTTGCTGTTTGTTCTCCCACTGGAATCTTGTTTCTGGGCAGATTCGTTATTCTGTTCCCGAGGAATTGCAGCTGGGTGCCTTTGTCGGGAATATCTCAATTGATTTGGGCTTAGATTTAAAGCAGCTCTCGACTCGCAGAACACGGATGGCGCCCAGCCCGAGGAAGCAATTTGTTGACGTAAATTTGCAGAATGGGATTTTATTTGTGAATGAAAGAATCGACAGGGAGCAACTTTGCGGGTCGAACACCGAATGCATTTTACCCTTGAACGTCGTGCTTGAAAATCCCCTCAGTCTTCACCAGATGGAAGTGGAGATACTCGATGTAAATGACAACGCTCCCAGTTTCCCCAAAAGCCAGATCCGCCTTGAAATATCGGAGAATATGGCACCGGGAGCGCGATTCCCCCTCGATTCCGCATACGATCCGGACATTGGGACGAATTCCTTGCAGGCTTACCAGATCCTTCCCAGTGAATATTTCATTCTTGATGTACAGACACGCAGTAGGAAGGGGAAAAATACCAGTGTTAGTGCTGCAGAGGGCCTTGGATAG